A genomic region of Amphiura filiformis unplaced genomic scaffold, Afil_fr2py scaffold_119, whole genome shotgun sequence contains the following coding sequences:
- the LOC140145036 gene encoding uncharacterized protein, whose protein sequence is MEKVVRLHISVHHGMKKIMKSQTQIMLTKMVLRMVSAMEEMARLRMLSVHHGMNKIMKSQTQIMLTKMVLRMVSAMEEMARLRMLSVHHGMNKLLYKEITDADYADEDGAENGISNGGNGETSHVKCASWNEQGDEILQSEEDMCSEVVAETPILKDPKRGVKRSLEMPFDVSVGPSKIDETLMQKKSKTRAKTTSFTSGPVPIPNIKEIDDTPRRSYNLRPCVIRLRDLNNSSVKK, encoded by the exons ATGGAGAAAGTGGTGAGACTTCACATAAGTGTGCATCATGGAATGAAAAAG ATAATGAAATCACAGACGCAGATTATGCTGACGAAGATGGTGCTGAGAATGGTATCAGCAATGGAGGAAATGGCGAGACTTCGCATGTTAAGTGTGCATCATGGAATGAACAAG ATAATGAAATCACAGACGCAGATTATGCTGACGAAGATGGTGCTGAGAATGGTATCAGCAATGGAGGAAATGGCGAGACTTCGCATGTTAAGTGTGCATCATGGAATGAACAAG TTACTGT ATAAAGAAATCACAGACGCAGATTATGCTGACGAAGATGGTGCTGAGAATGGTATCAGCAATGGAGGAAATGGCGAGACTTCGCATGTTAAATGTGCATCATGGAATGAACAAG GTGACGAAATCTTACAGTCTGAAGAGGACATGTGCAGTGAAGTTGTTGCTGAAACGCCTATCCTTAAAG ATCCAAAGAGAGGAGTCAAGAGAAGTTTGGAGATGCCATTTGATGTTTCTGTTGGCCCAAGTAAAATTGATGAAACACTTATGCAGAAGA AATCTAAGACAAGAGCCAAGACTACATCATTCACATCAGGACCAGTTCCCATCCCAAATATCAAAGAAATCG ATGATACACCAAGGAGAAGTTACAACCTCCGCCCTTGCGTGATACGACTCCGTGATTTAAACAATAGTTCTGTTAAAAAATGA